A part of Apostichopus japonicus isolate 1M-3 chromosome 10, ASM3797524v1, whole genome shotgun sequence genomic DNA contains:
- the LOC139974940 gene encoding uncharacterized protein isoform X1 has protein sequence MRLNIATRCKLYTKFHDNKKDMETPNLSTIIDRGEHVNDGGTSKSSCNTEVVPRNDLWYKCDHCFQAFTSVEKLGTHVARYCFMIHLFDQNGFLRVFNTVQKESDLNSSPSQAKPLTACKDKSVTSMERISINAVEKKTQNTGNQENINNKGKQRGVCPICKKSFGHNLLSRHMRIHTGDMPYVCTKCSLSFSQSCSLTRHLLTHKKGEVLLDCKKCDNRYRTQRDLNRHLKLHEITGAYAVESLLKCKVCSSEYRTKRGLREHEKTHPELQNVDSKGGDLKDSVTSGTDEEDENIAEITKEQKRWTTKRLPTRLCKKKKNSAKSYKKTSGQEESEGEGDSDPEWKIDKAKSPCDNTEWKQKSAGGKPPAGASSEEKKQLDSVSLKSTNENSSSIVSASNDSKHVSMFRALIVTEPKKVDILSTQNNFLHSQKYDKASSLSEQRHGSIDNDLKLIHQNYNSSPADEQMDLEEQDKLSHPTETSSTSVNKDISNYRKPELSLSEAHKGKHTYKASSPLTQSEKVISLDDSSTEKDNDTPSGTEQTTANNDVNIFDPHATDPSSDAHHECENLDKCNHVKKYSIGENKQHCVLSSEKSILRKELTTEFNDIRRVPNVLTIPPAQQPLQHTPKAISSMQADTGAPSFGAMVPNFTLINLPVLVVTNPNPVQMQHPLQEIALNSLQGNIWKAPFVHSMNRIPPPVVSQLLNRQKQTTGIGASTMLQHQPKQNLLTWENSSQLTTDNKLAVAAQVNRPTVLCGKCNGSYPRSLHAYRMHMRTHHPSDTLSEGHQGNTTQRKQALQSKSCEPPEAEDSEPSLEGHPVKARKHKQALQLQSRKQAKFGDSQSSLEGHQVKTRKLKQASLEEYQGYTSKRKQAIQSKLCEPPRVEDSESSLEGHPVKSRKSKQALQLQSRRQPTVEDSDSSSEGHPGNTTKHKQALQSKSCEPPEVEDSEPSFERHKVRARKRKQAFQLQSRKHAKVEDSDSSSEGHQVRARKRKQALKLQSRKQATVEDLELSLKGHQDSESSLEGHQVRARKRKQALKLKSRKQSKVEDSESSLEGHQVKTWKRKQALQLQSRKLAKVETSESDTASESDTDLTSEPSTDAESICIDSDSDSSFMDEHVTASPRTEQCTEKGRDECNAVSRQRLTRSTVSKLKGLKSTVDYREKHEEHEDDILSDVSSEDLGEKVGEKQDFVRKVMTGSVEYCGEKGMQENVSNETEVIAHMKMKVARVRLVKLKLQDNVDHGTCFIKQEREGISTEYNQSERCELSPTTPETTFVATSYQSIRVKQEMMDFQSEIKDAVCHIKTNLSGADTRLQRHGINSSNTEFTLKSNSKSKELPSSIKSEPVDHEQDSCNHASAELPTLVMTSRNRCEGQESHSTIPGPAITSRVSIKNEQVTVQELAGRSLVRYPCVLPSDCNIVDSDTNCVAINVESETEVMDNNRNAVVVTAKRDVTSQPSPEPVDEYDLMNDKENDTSSNDDMKTEVIVNNTSQDAGTNHSNSVNLALPLIKPDGLTGEALSSFTHNPNIVIKTEPLEISTVDVSKHSVDHPQSIENISPCVPLIDHVRGSVGNAATWNDIGSEATITKVKREPLREEEPNDSSCSYYTHPCSTTELNPSGALSERMFLPKYEPISDDDECQMNNQTKPSIGSSDSAVLDHTSGHSNVCRLIPNIVSVAQGTKTPYLPPVEQNSTFTPNYQTEMGLQSLHSHGLSMSPSLAEIGIADPSGFSKSSGYNGAVGALRYNPSIENNVLYEQLLPIHRSNHSGNSLDLVPAHPQNHIDANINIPSNVSNRPAESRLCTTKVGSVHGLPAERFQTFYNSVGDSYVGSLAESSGLQQMFIGRPAGYQVQPSNSNPYGFHPNIANHVSNFENCERNVGYFASRNQTMNYQSGVKWPLHIQ, from the exons ATGCGTCTGAATATTGCTACTCGATGTAAGTTGTATACGAAATTTCACG ATAATAAGAAAGATATGGAAACTCCAAATCTCTCGACCATCATCGACAGAGGTGAGCATGTGAATGATGGAGGCACATCCAAGAGTTCATGTAATACTGAAGTCGTCCCAAGAAACGATTTGTGGTACAAATGTGACCACTGTTTCCAAGCATTTACTTCTGTCGAAAAACTGGGGACACACGTTGCAAGATATTGTTTCATGATTCATCTCTTCGATCAGAACGGATTTCTTCGAGTCTTCAACACTGTCCAAAAAGAATCCGACTTAAACTCAAGCCCATCGCAAGCCAAACCTTTGACTGCATGCAAAGATAAAAGTGTAACTTCCATGGAGAGAATATCCATCAATGCAGTTGAGAAGAAAACCCAGAATACTGGCAACCAGgaaaacataaacaacaaaGGGAAGCAAAGAGGGGTATGCCCTATATGTAAAAAGAGTTTTGGACATAATTTGTTGTCAAGGCACATGCGTATTCACACAGGAGATATGCCGTACGTTTGTACAAAGTGCAGTCTTTCATTTTCCCAGAGCTGTTCCTTGACCAGGCATCTCCTTACCCACAAGAAGGGCGAAGTATTACTCGATTGTAAAAAGTGTGATAATAGGTACAGGACACAGCGAGATTTGAATCGGCATCTAAAATTACACGAAATAACAGGAGCATATGCTGTAGAGTCTTTGTTGAAATGCAAGGTGTGCTCTTCGGAATACAGAACAAAACGTGGTCTTCGTGAACACGAAAAGACGCACCCGGAGCTTCAAAATGTAGACAGCAAAGGTGGTGATCTCAAAGACTCAGTAACCTCTGGTACGgatgaagaagatgaaaatATTGCAGAAATTACGAAAGAGCAAAAAAGGTGGACAACAAAACGGCTGCCTACTCGACTttgtaagaaaaagaaaaattcagcTAAATCTTACAAGAAAACCTCAGGGCAAGAGGAATCGGAAGGAGAAGGTGACAGTGACCCTGAATGGAAGATTGACAAAGCAAAGTCACCATGTGACAATACTGAATGGAAACAAAAATCTGCAGGTGGTAAACCTCCTGCAGGAGCCTCTTCCGAAGAAAAGAAGCAACTTGATTCAGTTTCTCTGAAATCCACCAATGAAAACAGTTCCAGCATTGTATCGGCAAGTAACGACTCTAAACACGTAAGTATGTTTAGAGCACTAATTGTAACTGAACCTAAGAAAGTCGACATTTTAAGTACTCAAAACAATTTCTTACATAGTCAAAAATATGATAAAGCCTCTTCGTTGTCTGAGCAAAGACATGGTAGTATCGACAACGATTTAAAATTGATTCACCAAAATTACAACAGTTCTCCGGCTGATGAACAAATGGACCTAGAAGAACAAGACAAATTAAGTCACCCAACAGAGACAAGTTCGACGTCGGTGAACAAGGATATTTCGAACTATCGAAAACCTGAATTAAGTTTAAGCGAGGCACACAAAGGCAAACACACCTATAAAGCTAGTTCTCCTCTAACCCAATCTGAGAAAGTGATATCCCTCGATGATTCAAGTACAGAGAAGGATAATGATACTCCGTCCGGTACTGAGCAAACTACTGCCAACAATGATGTGAACATTTTCGATCCACATGCTACAGATCCATCATCTGATGCCCACCATGAATGTGAAAATCTCGATAAGTGTAATCATGTTAAGAAATACTCAATTGgagaaaataaacaacattgtgTCCTTTCAAGTGAGAAATCCATCTTAAGAAAAGAACTTACAACGGAATTCAATGATATAAGGCGTGTACCCAACGTTTTAACCATTCCACCTGCCCAACAACCACTCCAACATACTCCGAAAGCAATTTCATCAATGCAAGCAGACACTGGGGCACCTTCTTTTGGAGCAATGGTACCGAATTTTACATTAATAAATTTGCCAGTACTCGTAGTAACCAATCCGAACCCTGTTCAAATGCAACATCCCTTGCAAGAAATTGCATTGAACAGCCTACAGGGAAATATTTGGAAGGCGCCTTTCGTTCATTCGATGAACAGGATCCCTCCTCCCGTTGTCTCGCAACTCCTTAATCGCCAAAAGCAAACTACTGGAATAGGGGCGAGTACAATGCTGCAGCATCAACCTAAACAAAATTTATTGACATGGGAAAACAGTTCTCAGTTGACCACAGATAACAAACTTGCTGTTGCTGCGCAGGTGAATAGACCAACTGTCTTGTGCGGAAAGTGTAATGGTTCCTACCCGAGAAGTCTTCATGCTTACCGTATGCACATGCGTACACATCATCCCTCTGACACATTATCAGAAGGGCATCAAGGTAACACTACGCAACGTAAACAAGCATTACAATCAAAATCGTGTGAACCGCCTGAAGCTGAAGACTCGGAGCCATCATTAGAAGGACATCCAGTCAAAGCTAGGAAACATAAGCAGGCATTACAATTACAATCACGTAAACAGGCTAAATTTGGAGACTCGCAGTCATCATTAGAAGGACATCAAGTCAAAACTAGGAAACTTAAACAGGCATCATTAGAAGAATATCAAGGTTACACTTCGAAACGTAAACAAGCAATACAATCAAAATTGTGTGAACCGCCTAGAGTTGAAGACTCAGAGTCATCATTAGAAGGACATCCAGTCAAATCTAGGAAAAGTAAGCAAGCATTGCAATTACAATCACGTAGACAGCCTACAGTTGAAGACTCGGATTCATCATCAGAAGGACATCCAGGTAACACTACGAAACATAAACAAGCATTACAATCAAAGTCGTGTGAACCACCTGAAGTTGAAGACTCGGAGCCATCATTTGAAAGACATAAAGTCAGAGCTAGGAAACGAAAGCAAGCATTTCAATTACAATCACGTAAACATGCTAAAGTTGAAgactcagattcatcatcagaaGGACATCAAGTCAGAGCTAGGAAACGTAAACAAGCCTTAAAATTACAATCACGTAAACAGGCTACAGTTGAAGACTTGGAGTTATCATTAAAAGGACATCAAGACTCTGAGTCATCATTAGAAGGACATCAGGTCAGAGCTAGGAAACGTAAGCAggcattaaaattaaaatcacGTAAACAGTCTAAAGTTGAAGACTCGGAGTCATCATTAGAAGGACATCAAGTCAAAACTTGGAAACGTAAACAGGCATTACAATTACAATCACGTAAATTGGCTAAAGTTGAAACCTCAGAGTCAGACACAGCGTCAGAGTCAGACACCGATTTAACTTCAGAACCAAGCACAGATGCAGAATCAATATGCATCGATTCGGATTCGGATTCTTCATTTATGGATGAACATGTTACAGCATCTCCGCGGACAGAGCAATGCACAGAAAAAGGTCGAGATGAGTGTAATGCAGTATCACGTCAAAGATTAACTAGATCTACAGTATCGAAATTGAAGGGTTTAAAATCTACAGTTGACTATCGCGAAAAGCACGAGGAACATGAGGATGACATATTGTCCGACGTATCGTCTGAGGACCTCGGTGAAAAGGTTGGAGAAAAACAAGATTTTGTTCGAAAAGTCATGACAGGATCCGTGGAATATTGCGGAGAGAAGGGAATGCAAGAAAATGTCTCGAACGAGACGGAAGTGATCGCACATATGAAGATGAAGGTAGCAAGGGTTCGGCTTGTCAAATTAAAGTTACAAGACAATGTCGACCATGGAACCTGCTTTATCAAACAGGAGCGTGAGGGAATCAGTACAGAATATAATCAATCTGAAAGGTGCGAACTTTCACCAACAACTCCAGAGACCACTTTTGTTGCAACTTCCTATCAGAGTATCAGAGTTAAACAAGAGATGATGGATTTTCAAAGTGAAATTAAAGACGCTGTTtgtcatataaaaacaaatttatctgGTGCAGATACTAGACTTCAGCGACATGGCATCAATTCTAGTAACACCGAGTTTACCTTAAAGTCAAATTCCAAATCTAAAGAGTTACCATCTTCAATCAAATCTGAACCAGTGGATCATGAGCAAGACAGTTGTAACCATGCAAGTGCTGAATTACCAACGCTGGTGATGACTTCCCGAAACAGGTGTGAAGGACAAGAAAGTCACTCCACAATTCCAGGTCCTGCAATAACTTCCCGAGTTAGTATAAAGAATGAACAAGTTACTGTTCAAGAGTTGGCAGGTCGTTCACTTGTAAGATATCCTTGTGTTTTACCGTCTGATTGTAATATAGTCGATAGTGACACAAATTGTGTTGCAATAAATGTAGAATCGGAAACAGAAGTAATGGATAATAATCGAAACGCTGTTGTCGTAACAGCCAAGCGTGATGTCACAAGCCAACCTTCGCCTGAGCCTGTGGACGAGTATGACCTAATGAATGATAAAGAAAACGACACCTCAAGTAATGACGACATGAAAACGGAGGTTATTGTTAATAATACAAGCCAAGACGCTGGAACGAACCACTCTAATAGCGTCAACTTAGCCTTACCTTTAATCAAACCTGATGGTCTAACAGGAGAAGCACTTTCTTCTTTTACTCATAATCCCAACATTGTCATTAAAACGGAACCTCTTGAAATATCCACTGTAGATGTGAGCAAGCATTCTGTAGATCATCCACAGAGCATTGAGAACATTTCACCTTGCGTACCGCTTATTGACCATGTCAGGGGATCAGTTGGGAATGCTGCAACCTGGAATGACATTGGCAGTGAAGCGACAATCACTAAAGTAAAGCGGGAGCCTCTACGTGAGGAAGAACCAAATGATTCAAGTTGTAGTTATTACACCCATCCTTGCAGTACCACCGAACTGAATCCATCTGGGGCATTATCTGAGAGAATGTTTCTTCCTAAATATGAACCAATTTCCGATGATGATGAGTGCCAGATGAACAACCAGACCAAACCATCGATAGGTAGCTCGGATTCCGCAGTACTCGATCATACAAGTGGACATTCCAATGTCTGTCGCTTGATCCCCAATATTGTTAGTGTCGCTCAGGGTACTAAAACACCATATTTACCTCCCGTTGAACAAAACAGTACTTTTACTCCAAATTATCAAACCGAAATGGGATTGCAAAGTCTACATAGCCATGGATTGTCAATGTCTCCCAGTTTGGCCGAAATTGGTATTGCGGACCCGTCGGGCTTTTCAAAAAGCAGTGGTTATAATGGTGCAGTTGGAGCGCTTAGATACAATCCCAGTATTGAGAATAACGTACTCTACGAGCAGCTTTTACCTATTCATCGTTCTAACCATTCTGGAAATAGTTTGGATCTTGTCCCAGCTCATCCACAAAatcatatcgatgccaatatcaacATTCCTTCCAACGTCAGTAACCGCCCAGCTGAGTCTAGATTATGCACTACAAAAGTGGGATCCGTTCATGGGTTACCCGCTGAACGTTTTCAGACATTTTACAATTCTGTGGGGGATTCATACGTTGGTTCATTGGCAGAAAGCTCAGGCTTGCAACAAATGTTTATTGGGCGCCCAGCTGGATATCAGGTTCAACCATCAAATAGCAACCCCTATGGCTTTCATCCCAACATTGCAAACCATGTTTCAAATTTCGAAAATTGTGAGCGTAATGTGGGTTACTTTGCAAGTAGAAATCAGACCATGAACTACCAGAGTGGTGTCAAGTGGCCACTGCATATTCAATGA